A portion of the Bacteroides faecium genome contains these proteins:
- the rsxC gene encoding electron transport complex subunit RsxC, which yields MLKTFSIGGVHPHENKLSAHQPIITAEVPAKAVILLGQHIGAPAKPIVAKGDVIKVGTKIAEPAGFVSAAIHSSVSGKVAKIDTIVDASGYAKPAIFIDVEGDEWEETIDRSTTLVKVCELPAEEIVKKIADAGIVGLGGACFPTQVKLCPPPSFKAECVIINAVECEPYLTADHQLMLEHAEEIMVGVSILMKAVKVNKAFIGIENNKPDAIELMTKIASSYAGIEVVPLKVQYPQGGEKQLIDAITKRQVASGALPISTGAVVQNVGTAFAVYQAVQKNKPLFERVITVTGKSVAKPSNFMARIGTPMKQLIDACGGLPEDTGKVIGGGPMMGKALVNIEVPTAKGSSGILIMNRKEAKRGEEQTCIRCAKCVSACPMGLEPYLLGALSENGDFESMEKERIMDCIECGSCQFTCPANRPLLDYCRLGKGKVGAMIRARQAKK from the coding sequence ATGTTAAAGACATTTTCAATTGGTGGAGTTCATCCACACGAAAATAAATTGTCGGCACATCAACCTATTATCACGGCGGAAGTTCCTGCAAAGGCAGTTATTCTGCTGGGGCAGCACATCGGTGCGCCTGCAAAACCGATTGTCGCGAAAGGTGATGTGATAAAGGTGGGCACTAAGATTGCCGAACCTGCCGGCTTTGTTTCGGCAGCAATTCACTCTTCAGTCAGTGGCAAAGTGGCGAAGATTGATACGATAGTCGATGCCAGCGGTTATGCGAAACCTGCCATCTTCATTGATGTGGAAGGTGACGAATGGGAAGAGACAATCGACCGCAGCACGACGCTGGTGAAGGTATGTGAACTTCCGGCGGAAGAAATCGTGAAGAAGATTGCCGATGCGGGAATCGTTGGTCTGGGCGGGGCTTGTTTTCCTACGCAGGTGAAACTGTGTCCGCCGCCGTCTTTCAAGGCTGAATGTGTGATTATCAACGCGGTAGAGTGCGAACCCTATCTGACTGCCGACCATCAGCTCATGCTGGAACATGCGGAAGAAATCATGGTAGGTGTTTCTATCCTGATGAAAGCTGTGAAGGTGAACAAAGCATTTATCGGAATCGAAAATAATAAGCCGGACGCTATCGAGTTGATGACGAAGATAGCTTCCAGTTATGCAGGTATCGAGGTTGTTCCTTTGAAGGTGCAATATCCGCAAGGGGGTGAAAAACAACTGATCGACGCGATTACCAAACGTCAGGTGGCCAGCGGCGCACTGCCTATCTCTACGGGAGCGGTGGTACAGAATGTAGGTACGGCATTTGCTGTATATCAGGCTGTTCAGAAGAATAAACCGTTATTTGAGCGTGTGATTACCGTGACGGGAAAGTCGGTTGCGAAACCTTCCAACTTCATGGCTCGTATCGGTACGCCGATGAAGCAGTTGATTGATGCTTGCGGCGGTCTGCCGGAAGATACGGGGAAAGTAATCGGTGGCGGCCCGATGATGGGTAAGGCACTGGTGAATATCGAAGTTCCCACTGCGAAGGGCAGTTCCGGTATCCTGATTATGAATCGGAAGGAAGCCAAGCGTGGCGAGGAGCAGACCTGTATCCGTTGCGCGAAGTGCGTGAGCGCCTGTCCGATGGGGCTGGAACCGTACTTGCTCGGAGCTTTGTCTGAAAACGGGGATTTTGAATCAATGGAAAAAGAAAGAATCATGGA